Proteins from one Ricinus communis isolate WT05 ecotype wild-type chromosome 9, ASM1957865v1, whole genome shotgun sequence genomic window:
- the LOC125371188 gene encoding uncharacterized protein LOC125371188 yields the protein MAMQIAELIKQVRILASTKNIQSNEVNLMESSQPRQPRNNPYSNTYNPGTSKEDGLVDMEITEGGVQKEERIEPNLGQKKQDNEAFSGPKFHKATERYKPHIPFPNILKENKQDKQFSEILDMLSKVYINLPLLDVIRNMSAYAKLFKKLNSNKRRYGNDEKIMVSETASAVLQQQLPPKMKDLGSFTIAITIGDKKVVEAILN from the exons ATGGCTATGCAAATAGCTGAATTAATAAAACAAGTAAGGATACTTGCTTCAACTAAGAATATACAAAGCAATGAG gTTAATTTGATGGAATCTTCTCAGCCTAGGCAACCTAGGAATAATCCCTACTCCAACACTTATAATCCAG GTACATCAAAAGAAGATGGACTAGTTGATATGGAAATAACTGAAGGTGGTgtacaaaaagaagaaagaatagaGCCTAATCTTGGACAAAAGAAGCAAGACAATGAGGCATTTTCAGGACCTAAGTTTCATAAGGCAACTGAGCGTTATAAGCCTCATATTCCATTCCCTAACatattgaaagaaaacaaacaagatAAGCAATTTTCTGAaattcttgatatgctttcTAAAGTTTACATTAATTTACCTTTGTTAGATGTTATTAGGAATATGTCAGCTTATGCTAAACTCTTCAAGAAACTTAATTCCAACAAAAGGAGATATGGAAATGatgaaaaaattatggtaTCTGAAACAGCAAGTGCTGTTCTCCAACAACAATTACCCCCGAAGATGAAAGACCTTGGGAGCTTTACTATTGCTATTACAATAGGGGATAAAAAAGTTGTTGAAGCCATATTAAATTAG